In one window of Skermanella rosea DNA:
- a CDS encoding ABC transporter permease, translating to MSTHLPPLPRDIGTVNWIGLWTLYQREVHRFIKVYTQTIAAPVVTTLLFYAVFALALGGVVRMAGSVPFLVFLGPGLIVMAMAQNAFANTSSSVVISKVQGNIVDVLMPPLSPMEMAVAFVGGGVTRGLLVGVVTGAAIWSFVPLGFHSPAFILFHGFMASMMLAQLGMIGGIWSEKFDHIAAFTNFVVTPLTFLSGTFYSVDRLPPAFWWLAHFNPFFYMIDGFRYGFIGQSDGTLAIGVAVMLGINAALAVLLLRMLSTGYKLKA from the coding sequence ATGAGCACCCATCTCCCGCCATTGCCGCGCGATATCGGCACCGTCAACTGGATCGGCCTCTGGACCCTGTACCAGAGGGAGGTGCATCGGTTCATCAAGGTCTATACCCAGACCATCGCGGCGCCGGTCGTCACCACGCTGCTGTTCTACGCCGTCTTCGCGCTGGCGCTGGGCGGCGTCGTGCGCATGGCCGGAAGCGTGCCGTTCCTGGTCTTCCTGGGGCCGGGCCTGATCGTCATGGCGATGGCGCAGAACGCCTTCGCCAACACGTCGTCCTCGGTCGTGATATCAAAGGTCCAGGGCAACATCGTGGACGTGCTGATGCCGCCGCTGTCCCCGATGGAGATGGCGGTGGCCTTCGTCGGCGGCGGGGTGACCCGCGGGCTGCTGGTCGGCGTCGTGACCGGGGCGGCGATCTGGTCCTTCGTGCCGCTGGGCTTCCATTCCCCGGCCTTCATCCTGTTCCACGGTTTCATGGCGTCCATGATGCTGGCCCAGCTCGGCATGATCGGCGGCATCTGGTCCGAGAAGTTCGACCATATCGCGGCCTTCACCAATTTCGTCGTGACGCCGCTGACCTTCCTGTCCGGTACCTTCTATTCGGTGGACCGGCTGCCCCCGGCCTTCTGGTGGCTGGCGCACTTCAACCCGTTCTTCTACATGATCGACGGGTTCCGCTACGGCTTCATCGGCCAGTCCGACGGCACCCTGGCGATCGGCGTCGCGGTGATGCTGGGCATCAACGCGGCGCTTGCGGTCCTGCTGCTGCGCATGCTGTCCACCGGCTACAAGCTGAAGGCGTGA
- a CDS encoding methyl-accepting chemotaxis protein: MTGLMNQRRNMALFSVALLWLHVPLILALAWFYPESDTAGAVSLAGLAALAASLAVWRDPTGLSARSVVAVAFVMTVSALVYDMRGSVWQIDMHMYYFAALAMLAGFACPVTILLGAGATAVHHLVLNFALPAAVFPGGGDLGRVVLHAVIVVLETGVLVWMVTRLGQALRTSETALHEVRLAQAENERLAAGREEERQAAERRRRDEMMALAAAFQQGVGSVSASLRQVSEQVRHEAEALARTAEETRTDAGASASSAEEVSAGVQSVATASDELTASIGEISRQIAGASRMTDDANQQAKAVAVAVEALSRGAAQVGDVVQLIQAIASQTNLLALNATIEAARAGEAGRGFAIVAAEVKGLAGQTENATVEITARIGEIQEATRSAVDAIGRITGAVSSIDQVTSTIASAVEEQSAATREIAATAQLVATGVAAAAQGIQGVGRAADHTGDGAGRVRVFANELMTEVRSLDGQVHDFVRQLRA, translated from the coding sequence ATGACCGGTTTGATGAACCAGCGCCGGAACATGGCGCTGTTCTCCGTCGCCCTGCTGTGGCTGCATGTCCCCCTGATCCTCGCCCTGGCGTGGTTTTACCCGGAGAGCGACACGGCGGGAGCCGTCTCCCTGGCGGGCCTCGCCGCGCTGGCGGCCAGCCTTGCCGTCTGGCGCGACCCGACCGGCCTGTCCGCGCGGAGCGTCGTCGCGGTCGCGTTCGTGATGACGGTCTCCGCCCTCGTCTACGACATGCGCGGGTCCGTCTGGCAGATCGACATGCATATGTATTATTTCGCCGCCCTGGCGATGCTGGCCGGATTCGCCTGCCCGGTGACGATCCTGCTGGGGGCCGGCGCCACGGCCGTCCACCACCTGGTCCTCAACTTCGCCCTGCCGGCGGCGGTGTTTCCCGGCGGCGGCGATCTCGGGCGCGTCGTCCTGCACGCCGTGATCGTCGTGCTGGAGACCGGCGTCCTGGTCTGGATGGTCACCCGGCTGGGGCAGGCGCTTCGGACCTCCGAGACCGCGCTCCATGAGGTCCGGCTCGCCCAGGCGGAGAACGAGCGGCTGGCCGCAGGCCGCGAGGAGGAACGGCAGGCCGCCGAGCGCCGCCGGCGCGACGAGATGATGGCGCTGGCCGCCGCCTTCCAGCAGGGCGTCGGCAGCGTTTCGGCGAGCCTCCGCCAAGTTTCCGAGCAGGTCCGGCACGAGGCCGAGGCGCTGGCCCGGACCGCGGAGGAGACCCGCACCGATGCGGGAGCGTCCGCGTCCTCGGCGGAGGAGGTCTCGGCGGGCGTGCAGAGCGTCGCCACCGCGAGCGACGAGCTGACCGCCTCGATCGGCGAGATCAGCCGCCAGATCGCCGGCGCCTCGCGCATGACCGACGACGCCAACCAGCAGGCCAAGGCGGTCGCCGTCGCGGTCGAGGCGCTGTCCCGGGGCGCCGCCCAGGTCGGCGACGTGGTCCAACTGATCCAGGCGATCGCCTCGCAGACCAACCTGCTGGCGCTGAACGCCACCATCGAGGCGGCACGCGCCGGCGAGGCCGGCCGGGGCTTCGCCATCGTCGCGGCGGAGGTCAAGGGCTTGGCCGGCCAGACCGAGAACGCCACCGTGGAGATCACCGCCCGGATCGGCGAGATCCAGGAGGCCACCCGGTCGGCGGTGGATGCCATCGGCCGGATCACCGGGGCCGTGTCCTCGATCGACCAGGTGACCTCGACGATCGCCTCCGCCGTGGAGGAACAGAGCGCCGCCACCCGCGAGATCGCCGCCACGGCGCAGCTGGTCGCCACCGGCGTCGCCGCCGCCGCCCAGGGCATCCAGGGCGTTGGCCGGGCGGCGGACCATACCGGCGACGGAGCGGGCCGGGTCCGCGTCTTCGCCAACGAGCTGATGACGGAAGTTCGAAGCCTGGACGGCCAGGTCCACGACTTCGTCCGCCAACTGCGGGCGTAA
- a CDS encoding regulatory protein RecX, protein MSSTPGSTPPGRRQQKPVTAQYLENAALYYLQRFASSSANLRRVLMGKVERSARAHGTDRSEGAALVEALIERYQRSGLLDDKAYAEMKASSLHRRGTSTRAIREKLSLKGVGGDEIAAALESVDEETPGDTELAAAVALARRRRLGPFRRTGREEHREKDMAALGRAGFGYQIARKVVDAEDPDAIQTED, encoded by the coding sequence ATGTCTTCCACCCCGGGTTCCACCCCGCCGGGCCGGCGGCAGCAGAAGCCGGTCACCGCCCAGTACCTGGAGAACGCGGCGCTCTACTATCTCCAGCGTTTCGCCAGTTCGTCGGCCAACCTTCGCCGGGTCCTGATGGGCAAGGTGGAACGGTCGGCGCGTGCCCATGGGACCGACCGGTCCGAGGGCGCCGCCCTGGTCGAGGCGCTGATCGAGCGTTACCAGCGCAGCGGGCTGCTGGACGACAAGGCCTATGCCGAGATGAAGGCGTCCAGCCTGCACCGGCGCGGCACCTCGACGCGGGCGATCCGCGAGAAGCTGTCGCTGAAAGGCGTCGGCGGCGACGAGATCGCGGCCGCGCTGGAAAGCGTCGACGAGGAGACCCCCGGCGATACCGAGCTTGCGGCGGCGGTGGCGCTGGCCCGCCGGCGGCGGCTCGGCCCGTTCCGCCGCACCGGCCGCGAGGAGCACCGGGAGAAGGACATGGCGGCGCTGGGCCGTGCGGGTTTCGGTTACCAGATCGCCCGGAAGGTGGTGGATGCGGAGGATCCCGATGCTATTCAGACGGAAGATTAA
- a CDS encoding response regulator, protein MTLDGAAATDIPTDIRVVVAEDDRGTRLVLRGLLRSLGVRDFAECANGAEAFVQIQRSAPDILISDWEMPEVSGIALTRLVRNHPDSPNPLMPVIMLTSHSNHQLVERARDAGVTAFLAKPVSRKALAARLEAAVHRSRCYVLTRRFFGPDRRRAQAGTDGAAKSPAAGKPPEGRSQPPSADLDTAGDAFLIDPAPLAAACGMPPGLVRPSPLSRSLFTRVRAKRIDLVAADRSRLEIVRDGLLKGGDPERLAAVLIDTMDQIRQSVGLSHPLVQRVWSSLAAIRDRIDPADSRSLDILHLHAHTIERLLDLAGQPDRRLAETTVAELEAAVAKLFPPLRA, encoded by the coding sequence ATGACCCTCGATGGTGCCGCCGCCACCGACATACCGACCGACATTCGCGTGGTCGTGGCGGAGGACGACCGCGGCACCCGCCTGGTCCTGCGGGGGTTGCTGCGGTCGCTCGGCGTCCGGGACTTCGCGGAATGCGCCAACGGGGCGGAGGCCTTCGTGCAGATCCAGCGCTCCGCTCCCGACATCCTGATCTCCGACTGGGAGATGCCGGAGGTCTCGGGCATCGCCCTGACCCGACTGGTGCGCAACCATCCCGACAGCCCCAACCCGCTGATGCCGGTGATCATGCTGACAAGCCACAGCAACCACCAGCTGGTCGAGCGGGCGCGCGACGCCGGGGTCACGGCCTTCCTGGCGAAGCCGGTGTCGCGCAAGGCCCTGGCCGCCCGATTGGAGGCGGCGGTCCACCGGTCGCGCTGCTACGTGCTGACCCGCCGGTTCTTCGGTCCCGACCGCCGACGCGCCCAAGCCGGCACCGACGGGGCGGCGAAATCCCCCGCGGCCGGCAAGCCGCCCGAGGGACGGAGCCAGCCGCCCAGCGCCGACCTGGACACGGCGGGGGACGCCTTCCTGATCGACCCGGCGCCGCTGGCCGCGGCCTGCGGCATGCCGCCGGGGCTGGTGCGGCCGTCGCCGCTGTCCCGGTCCCTGTTCACCCGCGTGCGCGCCAAGCGGATCGACCTGGTGGCGGCCGACCGGAGCCGGTTGGAGATCGTCCGGGACGGCCTGCTCAAGGGCGGCGACCCGGAGCGCCTGGCCGCCGTCCTGATCGACACCATGGACCAGATCCGCCAGAGCGTCGGGCTGAGCCATCCGCTCGTTCAGCGGGTGTGGTCGTCCCTGGCGGCGATCCGCGACCGGATCGATCCGGCGGATTCCCGCTCCCTCGACATCCTTCACCTGCATGCCCACACGATCGAGCGCCTGCTGGACCTGGCCGGCCAGCCGGACCGCCGCCTCGCGGAGACGACGGTGGCCGAACTGGAAGCGGCGGTCGCCAAGCTGTTCCCGCCGCTGCGGGCATGA